ATAAAGGAAATAACGAAATGAGGTGTAATAACAGAAGATGAGAGATGTTTGAGGTTCTCGAGAAAGAAAAAGCTTTTCGTGGCTAAGCGTCGAAATGGTTATTATATACTAGGTCATAAAAAGGTGTGGTTTCGGATATTAAATTAAATGGTAATTGAGCACAGATGTCGCTTTTCATAGTCAACGCATTTAATTACtagtaattaaattattattatgttgAAGAAGGCTCCTAAATGCGAGAGTCAAAATGAGCCGTTTGGAGATGTAGCCGTTGGCGAGTGGGAACCATGCAACTTTCTTGATTTCTTCCACGTCTTTATTcgcattgtttttctttttaaaataactaataaggtaaaataaaacattaaagaaataatcaatacaatactaaaaggaggATAATTTGATCAGGGAAAGCGTCCACGTGGGCATTAAAATTTGACCAATCGGTTTGCCTGTTTCTTCCACGTCAGATTTTGAGCTAACAAAGTTTGTTCTTTCTTGATAGATTTGGCCCATAAGCCCCATAATTTAGGCGACACGTGAATCACCAGCGCATCGACAAACCCTAGCTTCCTTCTCTCTTGCGCAGACAGCCATCTCATCTCCTTCGTCTTTTCCACTTCCTTCTGTTTATCGTCTCAAGTCTGTGCAATCAAACCTCCATCAAAGGGGCATAGGTGGTCTGGGTGCAGAGTTTGCTGATATATTTAGAAGAGCTTTTGCGTCTCGTGTATTTCCACTTCATGTCACGAGCAGGTTCTGTGATTTATCTTTAAGCAAATGTTAGACTTTCGTTATGGATTTTCCTTTTATGTTAGTTTTTCTTGATCGTGTAGATTGGGGATAAAGAACGTTAAGGGAATGCTTCTTTTTGGACCTCCTGGTACAGGAAAAACCCTTATGGCACGGCAAATCGGAAAGATGCTGAATGGAAAGGATCCAAAGGTATTTTTGATCACTGTGTGATTAACTTTGTTACACTTATAGGTGGTCTCCCTTTTGCGAGAACCTGTTACTGTCTGTTTAGTTTTCTTCATACATTAGTAGCGTAAATCTCCAGCTTTTTGTTTGCTACAACTGATTTACTTTCTTTTAATGTTTGATTAACTTAGTTTCTTAGTTGATTCACTGCCATTGTTCCAGAAACCAACATGTTTAATGCTTCTGGTTTTATTTTGCTGGCATAATAGATCGTTAATGGTCCTGAGGTGCTGAGCAAGTTTGTTGGTGAGACAGAAAAGAATGTAAGAGACTTATTTGCTGATGCTGAGCAAGACCAGAGGACCCTTGGTAAGAAAAAATTGTTCTCCCTGAtctgtgttttctttttctacGTATGTGCTAATGAGGCACTCTTATTTTATTTCCCAGGTGATGCGAGTGAGTTACACGTCATTATATTTGATGAAATCGATGCTATTTGTAAGGTATGCGACTTTGACTATACAGTAGATAAATTTTGCTAGCTTGAAgttgtaaatatgtttttaagtATGACGACCAGCCCCATTGATTCCGGTTAATAGAGTTTGGATATTGATTGTCATGATCTGCTGGTTATATgagttttaaacaaaataattacaaTTCTATGCTTTGTAATTTTCAGTCAAGAGGCTCGACCAGAGATGGCACAGGTGTCCATGATAGTATTGTGAACCAGCTTTTGACAAAGGTCAGTCAAAGATCTTGGCTCTTGCTAATATTTGTTAATTCGGTGTTTTCACGGATGTGGCTACCACTTCTTTTCCAGATAGATGGTGTGGAGGCCTTGAACAATGTTTTGCTTATTGGAATGACAAACAGAAAGGATTTGCTTGATGAAGCTCTTTTAAGGTATATCGATCTTGTGTAATAGATAGTTACCGATTCTTTAATCCTCCAGTTACATAACCTCAATGTTTTGAAATAGGTTTTATACCTTAATTTTCGTTAATGTTCACTTGAGAAGGTACTATACAAAGTGTATTCGCTGCATGCGCctcttatttttattattttgactatAGGCCGGGAAGATTGGAGGTTCAAGTTGAGATAAGCCTTCCTGATGAAGCTGGACGTTTCCAAATTCTTCAGATTCACACAAACAAGATGAAGGAAATTTCTTTCCTTGGTCATGATTTCAAtctccaagagcttggtatGGATTCTTAGATGATAATTCTTCAAATCATGGAATGTATTCATGTCTTTATTTTTGACTAGATACTTACTCGCATAAGTGTGTCACTGACATGATATGCCAATATTTTCTGGCAGCTGCTCGAACAAAAAATTACAGTGGGACGGAGCTTGAAGGTGTTGTTAAAAGTGCTACATCATATGCGTTAAACAGACAGTTAAGCATGGATGATCTTACAAAGCCAGTGGAAGAAAAGAATATTAAGATCACGATGGAGGATTTTCTCCATGCAATCCATGAAGTTCAGCCTGCCTTTGGAGCCTCTACAGATGACCTGGTGCGGCAGGTAATTTTCTGTCATAAATGTTTGGTGGTCTTGACGATTTTGGATCCTTCTTGATAGAATGCCCCTTTGAACATAAGATATGCTAGGACGTTGCTGCTATGGTCAATGCATCTGAGGTGAAACATGAACCAGCTCAGgtaattattaattagtttCAATACAATACTAAGTACGTACAATGCTCTTACTCTTTCCTAATTGTATGCAGCCTTTTTAACTGCGTAGCTACCATTGATAACGTTGTGTGGGACTCTAGATGAAATGAAGAAACTTTTCATTTCCTAAGGAAGTCATTCAGGTGCAGGATATTTGTTAGAGTAACTCCACTGCACATTCGTTTTatcttaataatatattttaagaatgGTTACTAACACTTATGATTGTTGTGGTTCTTTCAGGCTGAATACTTCAAACTTCTACTCAAACCAGTCACGTAGTTGGTTTTGTCATTTTCCGCTGTGTTTTTTTCGTTCGCTtgcctcttctttctttctttctttcactaCTTATTCAAAAGGGTAACCAGAAGTATTGCATTCACCTGATTGAGCTACTTAACAATCGGTATGTCAACTAAACTTTTTCTCATTAGTGCTCTTATGTAATTGTTCAGTTTTATCTTTCTTGAACTGATTGTTGCCTTTGTTTTTGGTCCTGCAGTGTTTGTTCTCTTTAAAGTTACCTAACTGCAAGAGCATGCCTCTTGATACCAGGCAACGTGATTTGCCTCCTCAACTTGCTTTGAGGATAACACAGCTTGAACTGTCCCTCTCCCTGAGCTTGGGAGACCATATGCAGCTGAGCTTCAGGCTCGCTGTTTGCAGCCATCTCCACTCCAGTCTCTTCTGTGGAGTCATCATGATAAGGAGTCTTGTGGAAAACGGTTCTCAATGTCTGACATGAGGTCTTGGTgcgctgctgctgctgctgctactCCACATGGAGCATTAGAGTCTTCTCAGAAAGGACTTATGATATTCGATCAGTCAGGAAACCTGATAGCTGGAAGCTCAATGAAATATTTGCCACTAGAATTGTCTTGGGAGGCTACCAAGCCGTTATGAGTGTGATTTTCTTCTGGGTGATTCACAAGACTGACTTCTGCTCGGTATGTGTTAGGGAGATTGTATAGATAAATATATTGTGTAAGAAACTAATACTTACCTTTTACTTACAGGACAAGTTTggtgtgaggtcaatcagggaCAATAACGATGAACTAATGTTTGCTGTGTACCCACAAGTTAGTAACATCAGCCAAGCGCTTATATTCGTCACGAGGTCAAGGAGTTGGTCATTCGTTGAACGTCCTGGGGCGCTTCTGATGATTGCATTCGTCATTGCACAACTGGTAATTAATTAAGAACATCATATATTTTCAAagaattcaagaaaaaaaactcatcTCACTCTTCCTTCCAAACGCAGATTGCTACTTTGATTGCAGTGTATGCAAACTGGACATTTGCAAAGGTGAAGGGTATAGGTTGGGGATGGGCTGCTGTGATTTGGGTTTACAGTATTTTAACATACATCCCACAAGACATTTTGAAGTTTGCCATTAGATACATCTTGAGTGGAAAGGCTTGGGTCAGCATGTTTGACAAAAAGGTACGTACACACAGCTAACTCTCTTTTACATCTTGATGGTAAACATAATACTCATTGCTTCTGCTGTTACTTTGTGAGCAGAGCGCTCTGACGACCAGGAGAGATTACGGTGCTAGAGAAAGACAAGCTGAGTGGGCGAGAGAACAAAGGACGCAGCACGGTCTGCAGACAAGACAAGAGATCAACGTCTTCCCAGAGAACGAGGGTTACAGAGAGCTGTCTCAGATCGTTGAGCAAGCCAAGAAAAGGGCCTAGATAGCTAGGTAAGTGTACTTTGATTAAATGATTTCAACGGAAGAAACTAGAAGTTGCTTGCTCCTTATTTGTGAATGCTTTGTTTTGACAGGCTTAGGGAGATTCACACATTTAAGGGACATGTTGAATCAGTCGCAAAGCTAAAAGGCATGGACATTGATACATCAGGACATCACTACACTCTGTAGTTGCCATAACTATTCccaaaaactctattttttaattgttagtCATTGTTCCTAAACTTCTAAAATAGAGCTTTGCATTTGCCTTTGAAGAAACATGGCTTTTGCGttaagagtatatatatatatatatattttttaaattgttcaTGCAATTGAATtggttttccaaaaattatcaGTTTAATATCAAATACAAAGCTTGGTTTGCCAAAATCATAGAATAAAGGGTAAgctttatatattataacacATGAAcgtgaaattttatatttgtgtacATACAATGTATATGTTTTCTTATCCTATCCACAAGAAAGCACTCAAGCTTGGGCTTTATAATTCACACATGCACTTACATGTTATCTCTTCTCACACTCAGAGCTTGACTGGTTTCTCCtttaccacccgcaaacgcagcttttgcggttggtaacggttgacagcgtttcgaaacaatcatacaaaccgctataaatcgcttcaaaccgctctgaacctcttaaaatcaaaagctgtttccagctagcgtttgcgggtagtattttttcttttttaaaaaaaaaaaccatataaatacaaaaataaaaatattcaataattttttaaaaaaatgaaattataaaaatactaaaatatatctattatattttaattaatattataaaattttaaaataaaaatattttctaaaattttaaaaatttgaaactataactttctaaatataattttcatatttattataatattatgatttttgatatctTTAGATAAAGAATGTTTATTAtcagaacaatttttttgtcttCTAACCTATACAAACTAAAAATAGGGTTATAAAGGCAGCATATATAGTTATTATAGTTATTTCTGGGGAGCATATAGCCACATTAATCTTACTAATATGCTGATAAAAACTCTTCTTACCAACTTTATTAACACATAAATCTCTTCCGTAAGCTATACTAATCCAAAACACTATACATATGGCGGAACCACAAACATTTTGTATCGGGTCAGAATTTTTTTATGAggtcaaaatttatttttatgggatcaatagaattttttttacaaaaaaaatattttttttaaatagtggGGATCAGCTAAACCCACTCTCCGTATGTTGCCTCCGCCCTTCAAGATAAATTTctcaactaaaacaaaaaaatttacagtattattgtattttatttcctaaatattttagctattgaaatatataattatgttttagCTTCATTTAACTACTCTGGGAGATGGTCTATCCGTAAACCATACCTCTTTTTAGAGATTAATCTAGAAATTTCTATAAGTATGGGATATCCTTAGATCgatcaaaaacaataaaacacatttgattttctttaatcaaccgaaaagtaaacaaaaattagaaggagtagatataagaaaataggaaagaaagaaaagatacgGTCAAATAAAATGcgtcattttatttattttaataaaatacctATTACTATGATATTGTGTATAAACTTAaagtattaattttaaaagaaataaataaaattgattttacttaattttagtttaagtatttaaataatgatatgaaaatatattataataatttcaaatattcagATCTAAAGGTgtattaaatttacatatatacaaaagtgtagtttttttaaagttcaaataAAGATGCAGCTTTCAATAAAatctcatataatttttaaacttttttataatctaAAATACACAAAATACATAGTCTTCCTCTAGAATCACATATTTTCAgtgaatattataaaatattaaataagagACATATAAAAACATACACATGATATAAATAACACATATAACGAAAAAAATATGTGATGTtgagattaataatatattttataataaactaaatatgtaaaaatatttttgagaatAACTTAGgtttaaaaaattctttattaaTTTCACATTGTTCAATATCCCATACATATTTTAGATAGTAGAAGACAACAAATTGTGAGTTTTActcattttaatttaatttattatttatattttataacatagatgtaatatattgtaatatatatataaaatatatgttatttgtatatagtcccgggcgtagcccgggcaaaatgtctagtatatataacGATCAGATACGTGATGGTTTGGGCTCACGTGTCTACGTGTGTAATATAGTCCAAATTTAAATCTactataaaaacaataaaatatttatatatcttctttACTCAAAAAAAAGATACATCTCTATCTTAGTTTTCTCGTCACATATTTGTTACAATTTTCCCAATAAGCATTTATCTTCTAGTAGCAGCCGGTATCCGGCATGATTTTGATGTTAGCAAGGAACTTAGTACAAGTATAATTTCCACTGGACAaagaaaatattctttttaattaatCTCTTAAATTCACAGATAAAAATGGAAATCTTAAAAAGATCTTGCAGGTAGCAAAGATTGAGAGTATTTTGTGGGTTGAAACACAACTTACTGATCTAAAATCTCTAAAATGTAATATGTAGGTAACACCGGATCAAACACAGATTGATGTACAATGATGTTATGTGGACTGCTAATGGAAAGAAAAATATGTACTCAAGACAAAGATGATATTCGTTCACATGGGGTTTCAACAATAAGGTCATGGCATCAACGACCGTTCAGCGGAAATTTTTTTCTCTTCCATGCGAAATGTGAAATCTTGATTTTGGCGATGGAGTGGATAATGACTCTACAATTACCGGACGCGAAGTTTTCAACATACTGTTTTAATTGGTGAAGATAGTATTTACACCAACGAAATCACGTTTTTTCTTCGGTTCTCAGTTCAACATACTCCAATAGCAAAAATATACCAGCCTAATAGGGGGCAATAGATACGATTGCCATGGATCCAATTCAATTACCTTGTGTAATAGTAAGTAAAGGTTctgattttcatatatatacacacttttatgtaaatatatctttaacaaaacaaaagggcctagaaaattttatattttttaatcataaatatataaaaatactactcataaaattttataaggtaaaaatttagcaaaaagtgtaataaaatataattttaaggatccaaattgTTTTTGCCTTAAGGCATTAATACGTTGAGTCATCCTTGCAGAAAATACCATGGTGGACAAACTTATATACGATGTGCTAAAATTTTCTATCCTATTGTGTACTATGTTGGTGACACAACACCACTTTAAACTTCTGAAATGGTATCTAGTCcgaagtagtttttttttttttaaattccattgttgtcaaaaaaataatctattaaaTTTTCTTCAGTTTTTTGTATGTTATTTTGCAGAAAAACGGTAATATTACCAATAAAGCTCGAAACTACAGATAGAAGGATGAATTTGCAATTTTATGAACTTTGATGGAGATTTGTTTCCCTTATAATGAGGTCGATAAGCTTC
This region of Brassica napus cultivar Da-Ae chromosome C5, Da-Ae, whole genome shotgun sequence genomic DNA includes:
- the LOC106362943 gene encoding vesicle-fusing ATPase-like translates to CRLGIKNVKGMLLFGPPGTGKTLMARQIGKMLNGKDPKIVNGPEVLSKFVGETEKNVRDLFADAEQDQRTLGDASELHVIIFDEIDAICKSRGSTRDGTGVHDSIVNQLLTKIDGVEALNNVLLIGMTNRKDLLDEALLRPGRLEVQVEISLPDEAGRFQILQIHTNKMKEISFLGHDFNLQELAARTKNYSGTELEGVVKSATSYALNRQLSMDDLTKPVEEKNIKITMEDFLHAIHEVQPAFGASTDDLVRQVIFCHKCLVVLTILDPS
- the LOC125587152 gene encoding ATPase 1, plasma membrane-type-like — its product is MVNASEVKHEPAQCLFSLKLPNCKSMPLDTRQRDLPPQLALRITQLELSLSLSLGDHMQLSFRLAHEVLVRCCCCCYSTWSIRVFSERTYDIRSVRKPDSWKLNEIFATRIVLGGYQAVMSVIFFWVIHKTDFCSDKFGVRSIRDNNDELMFAVYPQVSNISQALIFVTRSRSWSFVERPGALLMIAFVIAQLIATLIAVYANWTFAKVKGIGWGWAAVIWVYSILTYIPQDILKFAIRYILSGKAWVSMFDKKVRTHS